The Neodiprion fabricii isolate iyNeoFabr1 chromosome 4, iyNeoFabr1.1, whole genome shotgun sequence genome window below encodes:
- the LOC124181077 gene encoding wee1-like protein kinase isoform X2: MDIAQRLNFDASDIEDEELNISCQSNGSGSGWTTEIGIPFYERRQPTSMSMACSPPYKRVRALRLLDSPATPKTLMKESTTLTPLPSRGVKLFHMEKPKPLASCYHSQPEKPAANVNPFTSNGMVLVARKRTRSKRSLNSSPELRAPSTDSVDLEHSDTEVEQPTKRVALHESNISRYHQEFLELELIGVGEFGSVFKCINRLDGCIYAVKKSIKPVAGSVNEKNALNEVYAHAVLGKHQHVVRYYSAWAENDHMVIQNEYCNGGSLADAISKLQAEKRNFTEAELRQLLIHIAEGLRYLHSMQLVHMDIKPGNIFISKEKRLRAVDYDSADDGFDEEDTVEEEITYKLGDLGHVTSINNPLFEEGDCRYLPAEILHEDLAHMPKADIFALGLTIYEAGGGGALPKNGPDWHEIRNGKLKELPQYSRDFNELLKLMIHPKPEMRPSAVTLIQHRVLCPFGKKTKAQLRRELNAEKLKNGILSKQLQEAAKCLKTLAPNMTAMNTTTNLGGYRLRPTPTRTSSRTVGKKVNRSNSATIF, translated from the exons ATGGATATAGCGCAAAGATTGAATTTTGACGCCAGTGACATCGAAGATGAAGAACTGAATATCAGCTGTCAATCGAACGGTTCAGGTTCAGGTT GGACTACAGAAATTGGCATCCCTTTTTATGAAAGGAGGCAACCTACCAGTATGTCGATGGCATGTAGTCCACCATATAAGCGTGTTCGAGCGCTTAGACTGCTTGACTCACCAGCAACGCCCAAAACATTGATGAAGGAAAGTACCACTCTTACTCCGCTTCCATCTAGAGGTGTAAAACTGTTTCACATGGAGAAGCCAAAACCTCTCGCTTCTTGTTACCATAGTCAACCCGAAAAGCCTGCAGCTAACGTTAATCCTTTCACTTCAAATGGTATGGTGCTCGTTGCTAGAAAGAGAACAAGGTCCAAGCGGAGTCTGAATAG TTCTCCTGAGCTTAGAGCACCATCTACAGACTCAGTTGACTTAGAACATTCAGACACCGAAGTAGAGCAACCAACTAAACGTGTAGCTCTTCATGAATCTAACATATCAAGATATCACCAGGAATTTCTGGAGCTCGAGTTGATTGGCGTTGGAGAGTTTGGGTCTGTTTTCAAATGTATCAACAGGCTAGATGGTTGCATCTATgcagtgaaaaaaagtatcaaacCAGTTGCTGGAagtgtaaatgaaaaaaatgcgcTCAATGAAGTATATGCACATGCAGTACTTGGCAAACATCAACATGTAGTTCGCTACTATTCTGCATGGGCAGAAAACGATCACATGGTTATTCAAAACGAGTATTGTAATGGCGGTAGTTTAGCAGATGCAATTTCAAAACTACAGGCTGAAAAAAGGAACTTTACTGAAGCTGAATTGCGTCAACTTCTGATACATATTGCTGAGGGACTCAGATATTTACATTCAATGCAGTTAGTCCACATGGACATCAAACCAGGCAATATCTTCatatcgaaagaaaaaagactACGCGCTGTAGACTACGATTCTGCAGATGATGGTTTTGACGAGGAAGACACAGTCGAAGAAGAAATTACTTACAAACTTGGAGACTTGGGTCACGTTACTTCGATTAACAATCCGCTATTTGAAGAGGGTGATTGTAGATATCTACCTGCTGAGATCTTACATGAGGATTTAGCCCACATGCCTAAGGCTGATATCTTTGCATTGGGATTGACTATTTATGAAGCTGGGGGTGGTGGCGCGTTACCTAAAAATGGTCCTGATTGGCATGAAATTAGGAATGGGAAGCTAAAGGAACTGCCACAATATAGTAGAGATTTTAACGAGCTATTGAAG CTTATGATTCATCCGAAGCCTGAGATGCGGCCGTCAGCAGTAACGCTGATTCAACACAGAGTCCTATGTccttttggaaaaaaaactaaagcACAACTTAGGCGGGAGTTGAAtgcagaaaaattgaagaatggAATCCTGTCGAAACAACTCCAAGAAGCTGCTAAGTGCCTGAAGACACTAGCGCCCAATATGACTGCTATGAATACTACAACTAATCTTGGAGGCTATAGGCTAAGGCCTACACCGACTAGAACCTCATCTCGAACTGTTGGGAAAAAGGTCAACCGTAGCAACAGCGCAACTATCTTTTAA
- the LOC124181077 gene encoding wee1-like protein kinase isoform X3 yields the protein MDIAQRLNFDASDIEDEELNISCQSNGSGSGTTEIGIPFYERRQPTSMSMACSPPYKRVRALRLLDSPATPKTLMKESTTLTPLPSRGVKLFHMEKPKPLASCYHSQPEKPAANVNPFTSNGMVLVARKRTRSKRSLNSSPELRAPSTDSVDLEHSDTEVEQPTKRVALHESNISRYHQEFLELELIGVGEFGSVFKCINRLDGCIYAVKKSIKPVAGSVNEKNALNEVYAHAVLGKHQHVVRYYSAWAENDHMVIQNEYCNGGSLADAISKLQAEKRNFTEAELRQLLIHIAEGLRYLHSMQLVHMDIKPGNIFISKEKRLRAVDYDSADDGFDEEDTVEEEITYKLGDLGHVTSINNPLFEEGDCRYLPAEILHEDLAHMPKADIFALGLTIYEAGGGGALPKNGPDWHEIRNGKLKELPQYSRDFNELLKLMIHPKPEMRPSAVTLIQHRVLCPFGKKTKAQLRRELNAEKLKNGILSKQLQEAAKCLKTLAPNMTAMNTTTNLGGYRLRPTPTRTSSRTVGKKVNRSNSATIF from the exons ATGGATATAGCGCAAAGATTGAATTTTGACGCCAGTGACATCGAAGATGAAGAACTGAATATCAGCTGTCAATCGAACGGTTCAGGTTCAG GGACTACAGAAATTGGCATCCCTTTTTATGAAAGGAGGCAACCTACCAGTATGTCGATGGCATGTAGTCCACCATATAAGCGTGTTCGAGCGCTTAGACTGCTTGACTCACCAGCAACGCCCAAAACATTGATGAAGGAAAGTACCACTCTTACTCCGCTTCCATCTAGAGGTGTAAAACTGTTTCACATGGAGAAGCCAAAACCTCTCGCTTCTTGTTACCATAGTCAACCCGAAAAGCCTGCAGCTAACGTTAATCCTTTCACTTCAAATGGTATGGTGCTCGTTGCTAGAAAGAGAACAAGGTCCAAGCGGAGTCTGAATAG TTCTCCTGAGCTTAGAGCACCATCTACAGACTCAGTTGACTTAGAACATTCAGACACCGAAGTAGAGCAACCAACTAAACGTGTAGCTCTTCATGAATCTAACATATCAAGATATCACCAGGAATTTCTGGAGCTCGAGTTGATTGGCGTTGGAGAGTTTGGGTCTGTTTTCAAATGTATCAACAGGCTAGATGGTTGCATCTATgcagtgaaaaaaagtatcaaacCAGTTGCTGGAagtgtaaatgaaaaaaatgcgcTCAATGAAGTATATGCACATGCAGTACTTGGCAAACATCAACATGTAGTTCGCTACTATTCTGCATGGGCAGAAAACGATCACATGGTTATTCAAAACGAGTATTGTAATGGCGGTAGTTTAGCAGATGCAATTTCAAAACTACAGGCTGAAAAAAGGAACTTTACTGAAGCTGAATTGCGTCAACTTCTGATACATATTGCTGAGGGACTCAGATATTTACATTCAATGCAGTTAGTCCACATGGACATCAAACCAGGCAATATCTTCatatcgaaagaaaaaagactACGCGCTGTAGACTACGATTCTGCAGATGATGGTTTTGACGAGGAAGACACAGTCGAAGAAGAAATTACTTACAAACTTGGAGACTTGGGTCACGTTACTTCGATTAACAATCCGCTATTTGAAGAGGGTGATTGTAGATATCTACCTGCTGAGATCTTACATGAGGATTTAGCCCACATGCCTAAGGCTGATATCTTTGCATTGGGATTGACTATTTATGAAGCTGGGGGTGGTGGCGCGTTACCTAAAAATGGTCCTGATTGGCATGAAATTAGGAATGGGAAGCTAAAGGAACTGCCACAATATAGTAGAGATTTTAACGAGCTATTGAAG CTTATGATTCATCCGAAGCCTGAGATGCGGCCGTCAGCAGTAACGCTGATTCAACACAGAGTCCTATGTccttttggaaaaaaaactaaagcACAACTTAGGCGGGAGTTGAAtgcagaaaaattgaagaatggAATCCTGTCGAAACAACTCCAAGAAGCTGCTAAGTGCCTGAAGACACTAGCGCCCAATATGACTGCTATGAATACTACAACTAATCTTGGAGGCTATAGGCTAAGGCCTACACCGACTAGAACCTCATCTCGAACTGTTGGGAAAAAGGTCAACCGTAGCAACAGCGCAACTATCTTTTAA
- the LOC124181077 gene encoding wee1-like protein kinase isoform X1 — protein sequence MDIAQRLNFDASDIEDEELNISCQSNGSGSGCEYEFKRTTEIGIPFYERRQPTSMSMACSPPYKRVRALRLLDSPATPKTLMKESTTLTPLPSRGVKLFHMEKPKPLASCYHSQPEKPAANVNPFTSNGMVLVARKRTRSKRSLNSSPELRAPSTDSVDLEHSDTEVEQPTKRVALHESNISRYHQEFLELELIGVGEFGSVFKCINRLDGCIYAVKKSIKPVAGSVNEKNALNEVYAHAVLGKHQHVVRYYSAWAENDHMVIQNEYCNGGSLADAISKLQAEKRNFTEAELRQLLIHIAEGLRYLHSMQLVHMDIKPGNIFISKEKRLRAVDYDSADDGFDEEDTVEEEITYKLGDLGHVTSINNPLFEEGDCRYLPAEILHEDLAHMPKADIFALGLTIYEAGGGGALPKNGPDWHEIRNGKLKELPQYSRDFNELLKLMIHPKPEMRPSAVTLIQHRVLCPFGKKTKAQLRRELNAEKLKNGILSKQLQEAAKCLKTLAPNMTAMNTTTNLGGYRLRPTPTRTSSRTVGKKVNRSNSATIF from the exons ATGGATATAGCGCAAAGATTGAATTTTGACGCCAGTGACATCGAAGATGAAGAACTGAATATCAGCTGTCAATCGAACGGTTCAGGTTCAGGTTGTGAATATGAGTTCAAAA GGACTACAGAAATTGGCATCCCTTTTTATGAAAGGAGGCAACCTACCAGTATGTCGATGGCATGTAGTCCACCATATAAGCGTGTTCGAGCGCTTAGACTGCTTGACTCACCAGCAACGCCCAAAACATTGATGAAGGAAAGTACCACTCTTACTCCGCTTCCATCTAGAGGTGTAAAACTGTTTCACATGGAGAAGCCAAAACCTCTCGCTTCTTGTTACCATAGTCAACCCGAAAAGCCTGCAGCTAACGTTAATCCTTTCACTTCAAATGGTATGGTGCTCGTTGCTAGAAAGAGAACAAGGTCCAAGCGGAGTCTGAATAG TTCTCCTGAGCTTAGAGCACCATCTACAGACTCAGTTGACTTAGAACATTCAGACACCGAAGTAGAGCAACCAACTAAACGTGTAGCTCTTCATGAATCTAACATATCAAGATATCACCAGGAATTTCTGGAGCTCGAGTTGATTGGCGTTGGAGAGTTTGGGTCTGTTTTCAAATGTATCAACAGGCTAGATGGTTGCATCTATgcagtgaaaaaaagtatcaaacCAGTTGCTGGAagtgtaaatgaaaaaaatgcgcTCAATGAAGTATATGCACATGCAGTACTTGGCAAACATCAACATGTAGTTCGCTACTATTCTGCATGGGCAGAAAACGATCACATGGTTATTCAAAACGAGTATTGTAATGGCGGTAGTTTAGCAGATGCAATTTCAAAACTACAGGCTGAAAAAAGGAACTTTACTGAAGCTGAATTGCGTCAACTTCTGATACATATTGCTGAGGGACTCAGATATTTACATTCAATGCAGTTAGTCCACATGGACATCAAACCAGGCAATATCTTCatatcgaaagaaaaaagactACGCGCTGTAGACTACGATTCTGCAGATGATGGTTTTGACGAGGAAGACACAGTCGAAGAAGAAATTACTTACAAACTTGGAGACTTGGGTCACGTTACTTCGATTAACAATCCGCTATTTGAAGAGGGTGATTGTAGATATCTACCTGCTGAGATCTTACATGAGGATTTAGCCCACATGCCTAAGGCTGATATCTTTGCATTGGGATTGACTATTTATGAAGCTGGGGGTGGTGGCGCGTTACCTAAAAATGGTCCTGATTGGCATGAAATTAGGAATGGGAAGCTAAAGGAACTGCCACAATATAGTAGAGATTTTAACGAGCTATTGAAG CTTATGATTCATCCGAAGCCTGAGATGCGGCCGTCAGCAGTAACGCTGATTCAACACAGAGTCCTATGTccttttggaaaaaaaactaaagcACAACTTAGGCGGGAGTTGAAtgcagaaaaattgaagaatggAATCCTGTCGAAACAACTCCAAGAAGCTGCTAAGTGCCTGAAGACACTAGCGCCCAATATGACTGCTATGAATACTACAACTAATCTTGGAGGCTATAGGCTAAGGCCTACACCGACTAGAACCTCATCTCGAACTGTTGGGAAAAAGGTCAACCGTAGCAACAGCGCAACTATCTTTTAA
- the LOC124181077 gene encoding wee1-like protein kinase isoform X4 encodes MSMACSPPYKRVRALRLLDSPATPKTLMKESTTLTPLPSRGVKLFHMEKPKPLASCYHSQPEKPAANVNPFTSNGMVLVARKRTRSKRSLNSSPELRAPSTDSVDLEHSDTEVEQPTKRVALHESNISRYHQEFLELELIGVGEFGSVFKCINRLDGCIYAVKKSIKPVAGSVNEKNALNEVYAHAVLGKHQHVVRYYSAWAENDHMVIQNEYCNGGSLADAISKLQAEKRNFTEAELRQLLIHIAEGLRYLHSMQLVHMDIKPGNIFISKEKRLRAVDYDSADDGFDEEDTVEEEITYKLGDLGHVTSINNPLFEEGDCRYLPAEILHEDLAHMPKADIFALGLTIYEAGGGGALPKNGPDWHEIRNGKLKELPQYSRDFNELLKLMIHPKPEMRPSAVTLIQHRVLCPFGKKTKAQLRRELNAEKLKNGILSKQLQEAAKCLKTLAPNMTAMNTTTNLGGYRLRPTPTRTSSRTVGKKVNRSNSATIF; translated from the exons ATGTCGATGGCATGTAGTCCACCATATAAGCGTGTTCGAGCGCTTAGACTGCTTGACTCACCAGCAACGCCCAAAACATTGATGAAGGAAAGTACCACTCTTACTCCGCTTCCATCTAGAGGTGTAAAACTGTTTCACATGGAGAAGCCAAAACCTCTCGCTTCTTGTTACCATAGTCAACCCGAAAAGCCTGCAGCTAACGTTAATCCTTTCACTTCAAATGGTATGGTGCTCGTTGCTAGAAAGAGAACAAGGTCCAAGCGGAGTCTGAATAG TTCTCCTGAGCTTAGAGCACCATCTACAGACTCAGTTGACTTAGAACATTCAGACACCGAAGTAGAGCAACCAACTAAACGTGTAGCTCTTCATGAATCTAACATATCAAGATATCACCAGGAATTTCTGGAGCTCGAGTTGATTGGCGTTGGAGAGTTTGGGTCTGTTTTCAAATGTATCAACAGGCTAGATGGTTGCATCTATgcagtgaaaaaaagtatcaaacCAGTTGCTGGAagtgtaaatgaaaaaaatgcgcTCAATGAAGTATATGCACATGCAGTACTTGGCAAACATCAACATGTAGTTCGCTACTATTCTGCATGGGCAGAAAACGATCACATGGTTATTCAAAACGAGTATTGTAATGGCGGTAGTTTAGCAGATGCAATTTCAAAACTACAGGCTGAAAAAAGGAACTTTACTGAAGCTGAATTGCGTCAACTTCTGATACATATTGCTGAGGGACTCAGATATTTACATTCAATGCAGTTAGTCCACATGGACATCAAACCAGGCAATATCTTCatatcgaaagaaaaaagactACGCGCTGTAGACTACGATTCTGCAGATGATGGTTTTGACGAGGAAGACACAGTCGAAGAAGAAATTACTTACAAACTTGGAGACTTGGGTCACGTTACTTCGATTAACAATCCGCTATTTGAAGAGGGTGATTGTAGATATCTACCTGCTGAGATCTTACATGAGGATTTAGCCCACATGCCTAAGGCTGATATCTTTGCATTGGGATTGACTATTTATGAAGCTGGGGGTGGTGGCGCGTTACCTAAAAATGGTCCTGATTGGCATGAAATTAGGAATGGGAAGCTAAAGGAACTGCCACAATATAGTAGAGATTTTAACGAGCTATTGAAG CTTATGATTCATCCGAAGCCTGAGATGCGGCCGTCAGCAGTAACGCTGATTCAACACAGAGTCCTATGTccttttggaaaaaaaactaaagcACAACTTAGGCGGGAGTTGAAtgcagaaaaattgaagaatggAATCCTGTCGAAACAACTCCAAGAAGCTGCTAAGTGCCTGAAGACACTAGCGCCCAATATGACTGCTATGAATACTACAACTAATCTTGGAGGCTATAGGCTAAGGCCTACACCGACTAGAACCTCATCTCGAACTGTTGGGAAAAAGGTCAACCGTAGCAACAGCGCAACTATCTTTTAA
- the LOC124181080 gene encoding prenylated Rab acceptor protein 1 isoform X1: MASKDPLIGDVELSMMDETQTHYNQPYSSKGFELPQLSQLPLGQMGYPQAQQWVQQRQANIRPWSLFLNTNNIRAPPSFSRLTKRIMRNIEYFQSNYLFVFLGLVIYCLITSPLLLLTVVLSLGICFKVSQRHAKQELILLGHKLTLAQVYGLVAACSLPLFYLVGAGAALFWVLGVSWFLITIHAAFYNIDSVLCPGEDELEALTVHEV; this comes from the exons ATGGCCTCAAAAGATCCGTTGATAGGTGACGTGGAATTATCGATGATGGATGAAACTCAGACTCACTATAACCAGCCCTATTCTTCAAAGGG ATTTGAACTGCCACAGTTATCACAACTTCCTCTTGGTCAAATGGGCTATCCTCAAGCTCAACAGTGGGTGCAACAAAGGCAGGCTAACATTAGGCCCTGGAGTTTATTCTTGAACACAAATAACATCAGAGCACCTCCAAGTTTTTCTAGGCTTACCAAACGAATTATGAGGAATATTGAGTACTTTCAAAGCAATTACTTATTCGTGTTCCTTGGTCTGGTTATCTATTGTTT aattacTTCGCCGCTTCTTTTACTCACTGTTGTCTTATCCCTGGGTATTTGCTTCAAAGTTTCCCAACGGCACGCTAAGCAGGAATTAATACTGCTTGGTCACAAGTTAACGCTAGCTCAAGTTTACGGCCTAGTAGCTGCGTGCTCTTTGCCTTTGTTTTATCTTGTTGGCGCAGGAGCTGCTTTATTTTGGGTTTTGG GGGTTTCATGGTTTTTGATAACCATTCATGCTGCTTTTTATAATATTGACTCGGTGCTATGTCCCGGTGAAGATGAATTGGAAGCACTAACAGTACACGAAGTCTAA
- the LOC124181080 gene encoding prenylated Rab acceptor protein 1 isoform X2, which produces MASKDPLIGDVELSMMDETQTHYNQPYSSKGFELPQLSQLPLGQMGYPQAQQWVQQRQANIRPWSLFLNTNNIRAPPSFSRLTKRIMRNIEYFQSNYLFVFLGLVIYCLITSPLLLLTVVLSLGICFKVSQRHAKQELILLGHKLTLAQVYGLVAACSLPLFYLVGAGAALFWVLDIG; this is translated from the exons ATGGCCTCAAAAGATCCGTTGATAGGTGACGTGGAATTATCGATGATGGATGAAACTCAGACTCACTATAACCAGCCCTATTCTTCAAAGGG ATTTGAACTGCCACAGTTATCACAACTTCCTCTTGGTCAAATGGGCTATCCTCAAGCTCAACAGTGGGTGCAACAAAGGCAGGCTAACATTAGGCCCTGGAGTTTATTCTTGAACACAAATAACATCAGAGCACCTCCAAGTTTTTCTAGGCTTACCAAACGAATTATGAGGAATATTGAGTACTTTCAAAGCAATTACTTATTCGTGTTCCTTGGTCTGGTTATCTATTGTTT aattacTTCGCCGCTTCTTTTACTCACTGTTGTCTTATCCCTGGGTATTTGCTTCAAAGTTTCCCAACGGCACGCTAAGCAGGAATTAATACTGCTTGGTCACAAGTTAACGCTAGCTCAAGTTTACGGCCTAGTAGCTGCGTGCTCTTTGCCTTTGTTTTATCTTGTTGGCGCAGGAGCTGCTTTATTTTGGGTTTTGG ATATCGGATGA
- the LOC124181078 gene encoding UBX domain-containing protein 4, with translation MKWFEGNITEAVAASKSRKAIFVVFVEGKDDASSKIAKVIDSEEISSRLERDDFVAVKLEGGSESYGFFTQIYQLVPIPSMFFIGQNGTPIEIIAGETSVADLTSKIDTILKKADPTSKDSSTSFIQAEQKSSAGSTSSLKNSETEISVIDLEKTESGTSMAPIPATSQQLPKEEIKIDNEDKTAIPDILETEIKPAPAKLDSPSTSQTATEATNKPELTAEEKVERARRLIELQKRQRDEEEARKVREREIERRKTGQEMLKIKQKQQELEIKQAYDERMKEKAAEAAAREKVRQQIMQDKLERKQRELDQQRQYGQQTPIQEQPKPRTPLSSDSGIVRIQFRPPSGNPHMGQFESTSTLGALRSYVLDNIELPFRQFALSTSFPRRDLTVDDDAKTLLELELVPTAVILILPLRNTNSTTAVTSAQDDGYLSRLMWAIFAGVLSVYGYIKGYFTRPPASSAEHQSSSSTSGGVHPTASNTDSGNSEPSPSVAAGLLRRNIGGQGSATIRTQGNVHRLHSGGDPDNDENNTWNGNSTQQM, from the exons ATGAAGTGGTTCGAGGGAAATATTACAGAGGCAGTGGCGGCATCGAAATCGCGAAAGGCGATTTTTGTTGTGTTCGTTGAGG GAAAAGATGACGCGTCATCGAAAATTGCTAAAGTAATTGACAGTGAAGAAATTTCATCTCGATTAGAGCGGGATGATTTTGTTGCTGTCAAACTAGAGGGAGGCTCAGAATCCTACGGATTCTTTACACAAATTT ATCAATTGGTCCCAATTCCATCTATGTTTTTCATCGGCCAAAATGGAACACCGATAGAGATAATAGCTGGGGAAACGAGCGTTGCCGATCTAACATCGAAAATTGACACAATTCTGAAAAAAGCTGATCCAACGTCAAAAGATTCTTCTACAAGCTTTATTCAGGCTGAACAAAAGTCATCGGCAGGTAGCACAAGCTCTCTAAAGAATAGTGAGACAGAAATAAGCGTGATCGATTTAGAAAAAACTGAATCGGGAACAAGCATGGCGCCAATACCTGCCACCTCACAGCAACTTCCAAAAGaggaaatcaaaattgataaTGAGGACAAAACTGCAATCCCAGACATTCTTGAAACTGAAATAAAGCCTGCCCCAGCAAAACTGGATTCCCCATCCACCAGTCAAACTGCTACTGAAGCAACTAACAAACCGGAGCTAACAGCAGAA GAAAAGGTTGAACGAGCACGACGACTCATTGAGCTGCAAAAAAGACAGCGAGATGAAGAAGAGGCTAGGAAGGTTCGTGAAAGGGAAATTGAGAGGAGAAAAACTGGGCAAGAAATGCTGAAGATAAAACAGAAACAGCAAGAATTAGAAATAAAGCAGGCCTATgatgaaagaatgaaagaaaaggcAGCTGAAGCTGCTGCCAGGGAAAAAGTCAGGCAGCAAATTATGCAAGACAAGCTTGAACGCAAGCAAAGGGAACTTGATCAGCAG CGGCAGTACGGACAACAAACTCCCATACAGGAACAGCCGAAACCGCGTACACCTCTTTCAAGTGACTCTGGAATCGTGCGAATCCAATTTCGACCACCCAGTGGCAATCCACACATGGGGCAGTTCGAGTCTACAAGTACACTTGGAGCTCTTCGTTCTTATGTTCTCGATAACATCGAGTTACCCTTCAGACAGTTTGCTTTGTCTACATCGTTTCCAAGACGAGATCTAACAGTCGACGATGATGCCAAAACATTACTTGAATTAGAATTGGTTCCTACAGCTGTGATATTAATTCTGCCGCTAAGAAAT acCAACAGCACGACTGCGGTAACATCAGCCCAGGATGATGGCTACTTGTCACGGTTAATGTGGGCAATTTTTGCGGGTGTACTTTCTGTGTACGGCTATATAAAGGGATATTTTACCAGACCTCCGGCATCTTCTGCAGAGCACCAAAGTTCTAGTTCAACTTCGGGTGGGGTTCATCCAACTGCCAGCAATACCGATAGTGGCAATTCGGAACCATCTCCAAGTGTAGCAGCTGG ATTATTAAGGCGTAATATTGGTGGTCAAGGAAGTGCAACGATAAGGACGCAGGGCAACGTGCATAGATTACACTCGGGTGGTGATCCGGATAATGATGAGAATAACACTTGGAACGGAAACTCTACTCAGCAAATGTGA